The Macadamia integrifolia cultivar HAES 741 unplaced genomic scaffold, SCU_Mint_v3 scaffold1794, whole genome shotgun sequence genome window below encodes:
- the LOC122064849 gene encoding protein SEED AND ROOT HAIR PROTECTIVE PROTEIN-like isoform X1 yields MAGLNHILLLSFMALLALTVNAKHYYYTSPPPPPHHPPPPPPHHAPPPPPHHPPPPSPHHAPPPPHHAPPPPHHPPPHYHFHLPTPEEENDVKSIGVQGMIYCKAGSKLTPLKGAVARITCKAVDRHGVVTSSYTVMSDTNKSGYFLAKMSLTEIKEVGNITECKGYLDMSSSISCSIPTDVNKGITGCPLSGPRLLHNKMHLYTVGPFKYKKGLPLGHD; encoded by the exons ATGGCAGGCTTGAACCATATCCTCCTCTTATCCTTCATGGCTCTCTTGGCACTCACAGTCAATGCCAAACACTATTATTACACttctcctccacctcctcctcaccaccctccacctccacctcctcaCCATgctcctccacctcctcctcaccaccctcctcctccatctcctcACCATgctcctccacctcctcatcatgctccacctcctcctcaCCATCCTCCACCCCACTACCACTTTCACTTGCCCAcgccagaagaagagaatgatgtGAAGTCGATTGGCGTGCAGGGAATGATTTATTGCAAAGCCGGATCTAAGCTCACGCCCCTTAAAG GAGCTGTGGCAAGGATAACATGCAAGGCAGTCGACAGGCATGGAGTTGTGACAAGTAGCTACACTGTGATGAGTGACACAAACAAATCAGGATACTTCTTAGCAAAGATGTCCTTGACAGAGATCAAAGAAGTGGGAAACATCACAGAGTGCAAGGGATACCTTGACATGTCTTCATCGATTTCATGCAGCATTCCCACTGATGTCAACAAGGGGATCACCGGATGCCCTCTTTCAGGCCCTCGCCTTCTCCATAACAAGATGCACTTGTACACTGTGGGCCCGTTCAAGTACAAAAAGGGGTTGCCACTTGGCCACGATTGA